The Hevea brasiliensis isolate MT/VB/25A 57/8 chromosome 1, ASM3005281v1, whole genome shotgun sequence genome has a window encoding:
- the LOC110645158 gene encoding uncharacterized protein LOC110645158 isoform X2: protein MVLTLIGLRSDLSSVQNQMLTSSVIPSLEDVSARLLRISLNANGSNEIETSVLAVQIGNQHGQGGSRKGKGKGFKSHCTYCDKNGHTRDTCWALHGRPPRNNNQFNTNRHAANVAQTHGDGLLPLPKANDQQSDSIVLTGTNYNEYLQYQATKQQSSSSGTSHSGPKYEENDWNRI from the exons ATGGTTTTGACTTTGATAGGACTTCGATCTGATCTTAGTTCTGTACAGAATCAAATGTTGACGAGTTCtgtgattccttctctggaagaTGTCTCTGCTCGATTGCTACGCATTTCCTTAAATGCGAATGGTAGTAATGAAATTGAAACATCTGTGCTAGCTGTGCAGATTGGAAATCAGCACGGACAGGGAGGTTCtcgaaaaggaaaaggaaagggcTTTAAATCTCATTGTACTTACTGTGACAAAAATGGCCACACTCGAGATACTTGTTGGGCATTGCATGGCCGACCACCACGCAATAATAATCAATTCAACACAAATCGTCATGCAGCTAATGTAGCACAAACTCATGGGGATGGACTTCTTCCCTTACCTAAAGCAAACGATCAACAGTCTGATTCCATTGTCCTAACTGGAACTAACTACAATGAGTACTTGCAGTATCAAGCTACTAAACAACAGTCATCCTCATCTGGTACCTCACACTCTG GACCGAAGTACGAGGAAAACGATTGGAACAGGATATGA
- the LOC110645158 gene encoding uncharacterized protein LOC110645158 isoform X1, which produces MQCIYKVVSDIVHLQQNHQDMASYLGQIETLKDDFNSLMPFSDSITVQEQQRDKFSMVLTLIGLRSDLSSVQNQMLTSSVIPSLEDVSARLLRISLNANGSNEIETSVLAVQIGNQHGQGGSRKGKGKGFKSHCTYCDKNGHTRDTCWALHGRPPRNNNQFNTNRHAANVAQTHGDGLLPLPKANDQQSDSIVLTGTNYNEYLQYQATKQQSSSSGTSHSGPKYEENDWNRI; this is translated from the exons ATGCAATGTATATATAAAGTTGTTTCAGATATTGTCCATCTCCAACAAAATCACCAAGATATGGCAAGTTATTTAGGGCAAATAGAAACACTGAAGGATGATTTTAATTCTCTAATGCCGTTCTCTGATAGCATCACTGTGCAGGAACAACAGCGGGACAAGTTCTCTATGGTTTTGACTTTGATAGGACTTCGATCTGATCTTAGTTCTGTACAGAATCAAATGTTGACGAGTTCtgtgattccttctctggaagaTGTCTCTGCTCGATTGCTACGCATTTCCTTAAATGCGAATGGTAGTAATGAAATTGAAACATCTGTGCTAGCTGTGCAGATTGGAAATCAGCACGGACAGGGAGGTTCtcgaaaaggaaaaggaaagggcTTTAAATCTCATTGTACTTACTGTGACAAAAATGGCCACACTCGAGATACTTGTTGGGCATTGCATGGCCGACCACCACGCAATAATAATCAATTCAACACAAATCGTCATGCAGCTAATGTAGCACAAACTCATGGGGATGGACTTCTTCCCTTACCTAAAGCAAACGATCAACAGTCTGATTCCATTGTCCTAACTGGAACTAACTACAATGAGTACTTGCAGTATCAAGCTACTAAACAACAGTCATCCTCATCTGGTACCTCACACTCTG GACCGAAGTACGAGGAAAACGATTGGAACAGGATATGA